A stretch of the Cucurbita pepo subsp. pepo cultivar mu-cu-16 chromosome LG16, ASM280686v2, whole genome shotgun sequence genome encodes the following:
- the LOC111777356 gene encoding nitrate regulatory gene2 protein-like, whose translation MGCATSKLDDLPAVALCRDRCAFLDEAIRFRHAFAQAHTAYILSLQAVGKSLHNFIEPGYVYSEPSSSPNLKLPNQRKGDSDLQPSNSPLHRLSHSNSSSHLHLPSDSDDDSSSLHHSDHSSPLHQTHGDFLDYPDGNRGGFVSGGGGFVQMNYMKNNAMQSVVHQQMPISTERVYQMGESASSSGYYPYPNNGYSNYGGGYGGYYGSSSSKPPPPPPSPPRISAWDFLNFFETPAVGNYYGSYTPGRDPREVREEEGIPELEDVRYYQPEVVKKVHGDHNFAVDSGGKYSKAAVDDPLKVVNKNVAAAAYQTKPSAAVEDAVQYEMGVVNKKLEGHGNGAPSSSAALKRGGGSRDVYEVVKEIEALFKKASEFGDEIAKMLETGQLPHQHKHAILTRPPASRRRAKPSAMAGAAAEVVFVEDIGMRSGNLSATLKKLYMWEKKLYNEVKGEEKMRMSHERKRHQLKRLHERGAEAQKVEAIQTSINTLSTNLKIAIQVVDKISETINKIRDEELWPQVNELIQGLTRMWKGMLECHHAQFQAIKESRGLGHIRSGGKPSDLDLRVTLQLDHELISWTTSFSGWISAQKNFTRSLNNWLLKCLLYEPEETPDGFVPFSPGRIGAPPIFVICNQWSQVLDRFSEKKVVDSMHVFAKSVLQIWEHDKQEVRKTMITNKDLERKAKRIDRDDQKLQKKIQALDKKLIMVTGHVQGDGTISLQAGLQSIFEALERFATDSMKAYEELLQRSAEESAKARV comes from the exons ATGGGTTGCGCCACTTCCAAGCTCGACGACCTCCCTGCCGTTGCACTCTGTCGCGACCGTTGCGCTTTTCTTGACGAAGCGATTCGGTTTCGCCACGCGTTCGCTCAGGCTCATACGGCGtatattctctctctccaagCGGTTGGGAAATCTCTGCACAATTTTATTGAACCGGGTTATGTTTATTCTGAGCCCTCTTCTTCGCCTAATCTCAAGCTTCCTAATCAAAGAAAGGGCGACTCTGATCTTCAACCTTCTAATTCGCCTCTCCATCGTTTATCTCACTCCAATTCCAGTTCCCATCTCCATTTACCCTCCGATTCCGACGATGATTCCAGTTCCCTTCACCATTCCGATCACTCTTCGCCGTTGCACCAAACCCACGGCGATTTTCTTGACTACCCAGATGGGAATCGCGGTGGTTTTGTATCCGGCGGTGGCGGTTTTGTGCAGATGAACTATATGAAGAACAATGCGATGCAGTCGGTGGTGCATCAACAGATGCCAATTAGTACAGAGAGGGTTTATCAAATGGGTGAATCTGCCTCTTCTTCTGGTTATTATCCTTATCCGAATAATGGGTATTCTAATTATGGCGGTGGTTATGGTGGATATTACGGTTCTTCGTCATCGAagccaccaccgccgccgccttCTCCGCCGAGAATCTCCGCTTGGGATTTCCTTAACTTCTTTGAAACTCCGGCTGTGGGGAACTACTACGGCAGCTACACGCCGGGGAGGGATCCGAGAGAAGTgagagaggaagagggaaTTCCGGAATTGGAAGATGTACGATATTACCAACCGGAGGTTGTGAAGAAGGTACACGGCGACCATAACTTCGCCGTGGATAGCGGCGGGAAGTACTCTAAAGCGGCGGTGGACGACCCATTAAAGGTAGTGAACAAGAACGTCGCCGCCGCGGCTTATCAGACGAAGCCCAGCGCTGCAGTGGAAGATGCCGTGCAATATGAGATGGGTGTTGTTAATAAGAAGCTTGAGGGCCATGGCAATGGAGCTCCTTCTAGCTCTGCAGCACTCAAAAGGGGAGGTGGTTCAAGGGATGTTTATGAAGTGGTGAAAGAAATTGAAGCTCTGTTCAAAAAAGCCTCAGAGTTTGGAGATGAAATCGCCAAGATGTTGGAAACGGGTCAGCTCCCTCATCAACATAAACATG CAATCTTGACTCGACCGCCCGCTTCACGGCGGAGGGCCAAGCCCTCTGCTATGGCTGGTGCTGCTGCTGAAGTCGTCTTTGTTGAGGATATTGGTATGAGATCTGGAAATCTTTCAGCTACCTTGAAGAAATTGTATATGTGGGAGAAGAAACTTTATAATGAAGTGAAG GGAGAGGAAAAGATGCGGATGAGCCACGAGAGGAAGCGACATCAGCTCAAACGTTTGCACGAGAGAGGTGCCGAGGCTCAGAAAGTTGAGGCCATTCAAACATCCATAAATACGTTGTCGACGAACTTGAAAATTGCGATTCAAGTGGTCGATAAGATTTCCGAGACGATAAATAAGATTCGGGATGAAGAACTTTGGCCACAAGTTAATGAACTGATTCAAGG GTTAACCAGGATGTGGAAAGGTATGCTCGAATGCCATCATGCTCAGTTCCAAGCGATTAAAGAATCGCGTGGTTTAGGCCATATTAGATCAGGTGGAAAGCCTAGTGATCTCGATCTTCGAGTGACGTTGCAACTCGATCACGAGCTTATTAGCTGGACAACTAGTTTCTCAGGTTGGATAAGCGCCCAGAAAAACTTCACAAGATCCTTGAACAATTGGCTGCTGAAATGTCTTCTGTATGAGCCTGAAGAAACACCTGATGGATTCGTTCCTTTCTCACCGGGCAGGATTGGTGCACCACCCATCTTTGTAATCTGCAACCAGTGGTCACAAGTTCTGGACAGATTCTCTGAGAAGAAGGTAGTCGATTCTATGCACGTGTTTGCTAAGAGCGTTCTTCAAATATGGGAGCATGATAAGCAAGAAGTGCGTAAGACGATGATAACGAACAAGGATCTCGAAAGGAAAGCTAAAAGAATCGATCGAGATGACCAAAAGTTGCAGAAAAAGATTCAGGCATTGGACAAGAAACTCATTATGGTCACTGGACATGTGCAAGGAGATGGCACTATCAGCCTGCAGGCAGGTCTGCAGTCCATTTTCGAGGCGCTCGAGAGGTTTGCAACCGACTCCATGAAAGCATACGAGGAGCTTTTGCAACGAAGCGCCGAAGAGAGTGCCAAGGCAAGAGTATGA